A single window of [Clostridium] hylemonae DSM 15053 DNA harbors:
- a CDS encoding DUF5688 family protein — protein sequence MNYDQFVQDVKRKVSGECGAGTAVCIHTAVKNNGRERKGIMLTRQGVNISPAIYLEEYYEQFLNGGTLEEIAADIVRLYNEVRFSHSWEKDELRSYESVKEKIVYRLINKEKNKTMLTDAPFEPYLDMAAVFYVLLELNAYGTAAMMVRKEHLKGWNVSREDIYRQACRNTKRLLPCEFKTMKEVIAELDGSREMPGRDVMYVLSNTLRSFGAAVVMYDGVLGRVGDHLKENYYVLPSSIHEMIIIPESEAPGKSELANMVAEINATQVEEEDVLSDNAYYYDRKLKKLQE from the coding sequence ATGAATTACGATCAGTTTGTGCAGGATGTCAAAAGAAAAGTGAGCGGAGAGTGCGGCGCCGGTACGGCGGTGTGTATCCACACAGCAGTCAAGAATAACGGAAGAGAGAGAAAAGGAATCATGCTGACGAGGCAGGGAGTCAATATATCGCCCGCCATATATCTGGAAGAATACTATGAACAATTCCTGAACGGCGGGACACTGGAAGAGATCGCCGCGGATATAGTGAGACTCTACAATGAGGTGCGTTTCAGCCATTCCTGGGAAAAAGATGAGCTGCGCAGCTACGAATCCGTAAAAGAAAAGATCGTATACCGTCTTATCAATAAGGAAAAAAATAAAACAATGCTGACGGACGCACCGTTTGAACCATATCTCGACATGGCCGCGGTGTTTTATGTGCTGCTTGAATTGAATGCCTACGGTACCGCGGCAATGATGGTCAGAAAGGAACATTTGAAAGGGTGGAATGTGAGCCGGGAGGACATATACCGGCAGGCATGCCGTAACACAAAACGGCTTCTTCCATGCGAATTCAAGACGATGAAAGAAGTGATAGCGGAGCTTGACGGAAGCCGGGAGATGCCGGGGAGGGACGTTATGTACGTGCTGAGCAATACACTGAGAAGTTTCGGCGCCGCGGTGGTCATGTATGACGGCGTGCTCGGCCGTGTGGGAGATCATCTGAAAGAAAACTATTATGTACTTCCAAGCAGTATCCACGAGATGATCATCATACCGGAGAGCGAAGCGCCGGGCAAGAGCGAACTGGCAAATATGGTGGCGGAGATCAACGCGACGCAGGTGGAAGAGGAGGATGTGCTGTCAGACAACGCATATTATTATGACCGGAAATTGAAAAAACTTCAGGAGTAA